One segment of Bacteroides caecimuris DNA contains the following:
- a CDS encoding reverse transcriptase/maturase family protein, protein MRSPERVLNSLSEHSKDASYKFERLYRILFNEEMFYVAYQRIYAKEGNMTKGSDGQTIDNMSLKRIEKLIDMLKDETYQPQPSKRVYIPKKNGKKRPLGVPTFNDKLIQEVVRMVLEAIYEGSFEYTSHGFRPNRSCHTALTHIQKEFSGAKWFVEGDIKGFFDNINHDVLINILSERIADERFIRLIRKFLKAGYVEEWRFHNTYSGTPQGGIISPILANIYLDKLDKYIKEYIAKFDKGKKRRFSRESMDFGNARKRIVRKLKSVKDERQRTKLILELKAIEKGRAKYPNGEEMDADYRRMKYARYADDFLVGIIGSKQDAQQIKEDIKNFLADKLALELSDEKTLVTHTERPAKFLGYEITVRKSNDQKRDKRGRLRRTYGKRVCLNVSMETVRKKLFNLGVLELTNRNGKEIWKPKCKSGLIFNDDLEILDSYNREIVGFYNYYSIANNCAHALNNFKYIMEYSMYKTFAGKYKCRTREVNKKYRKNGRFIIKHMTKTGVKERFFYDGGFKRKKPTYKSECDTMPRTIYTAGRTSLVERLKARECELCGATDDLVMHHVRKLKNLQGKESWERHMIARKRKTIAVCRSCHKKIHDGKID, encoded by the coding sequence ATGAGAAGTCCAGAAAGAGTATTAAACAGTCTATCAGAACACAGTAAGGATGCAAGCTATAAGTTTGAACGTCTTTACAGAATTTTGTTCAATGAGGAAATGTTCTATGTTGCCTATCAGCGTATTTACGCTAAAGAAGGTAACATGACTAAAGGTTCGGACGGTCAGACCATTGACAACATGAGCCTGAAACGAATTGAAAAGTTAATTGATATGTTAAAAGACGAAACGTATCAACCCCAACCGTCAAAGAGAGTGTACATACCGAAGAAAAACGGTAAGAAAAGACCTCTTGGCGTGCCGACTTTCAATGACAAGTTGATACAGGAAGTGGTAAGAATGGTATTGGAAGCCATATACGAGGGAAGTTTTGAATATACCTCGCATGGGTTTCGTCCCAATCGAAGCTGCCATACTGCATTAACTCATATCCAAAAGGAGTTTAGCGGTGCAAAATGGTTTGTAGAGGGAGATATAAAAGGCTTCTTTGACAATATAAACCATGATGTATTGATAAACATTCTCTCGGAGCGCATTGCGGATGAACGATTCATCCGACTGATACGCAAGTTTTTGAAAGCTGGATATGTCGAGGAATGGCGATTCCACAATACTTACAGTGGCACACCGCAAGGGGGTATCATCAGCCCGATATTGGCTAATATATACCTTGACAAGCTGGATAAGTATATAAAGGAATACATAGCCAAATTCGACAAAGGGAAGAAACGAAGATTCAGTAGAGAAAGTATGGACTTTGGCAATGCAAGAAAACGTATTGTGCGAAAATTGAAATCCGTAAAAGATGAAAGGCAAAGGACAAAGCTAATCCTTGAACTGAAAGCAATAGAAAAAGGACGGGCTAAATATCCCAACGGCGAAGAAATGGACGCCGATTACAGAAGAATGAAATATGCAAGATATGCAGATGATTTTCTTGTGGGAATTATCGGAAGCAAGCAAGATGCACAACAGATAAAGGAAGATATTAAAAACTTCCTTGCTGATAAACTGGCATTGGAGCTGTCCGATGAAAAGACACTTGTCACTCACACGGAAAGACCAGCCAAATTTCTCGGATATGAAATCACTGTAAGAAAGTCCAACGACCAAAAAAGGGATAAACGGGGTAGATTAAGAAGAACCTATGGTAAAAGGGTCTGCTTAAATGTCAGTATGGAAACTGTCCGTAAAAAACTTTTCAATTTGGGAGTCTTAGAACTGACAAACCGTAACGGAAAGGAAATATGGAAACCGAAATGCAAATCGGGACTGATATTCAATGACGACCTTGAAATCCTTGATAGTTATAATCGAGAAATCGTGGGTTTCTATAACTATTACTCCATAGCCAACAACTGCGCCCATGCCTTGAATAATTTCAAGTACATCATGGAATACAGCATGTACAAAACGTTTGCAGGCAAATATAAATGCCGTACACGTGAGGTAAACAAAAAATATCGTAAGAACGGTAGGTTTATCATAAAACACATGACTAAAACAGGTGTAAAGGAAAGATTCTTTTACGATGGTGGCTTCAAACGAAAGAAACCCACCTATAAATCGGAATGTGACACTATGCCACGAACAATTTATACTGCGGGACGGACAAGTCTTGTTGAAAGGCTGAAAGCCCGTGAGTGTGAACTATGTGGAGCGACAGACGACCTTGTTATGCATCATGTAAGGAAGCTAAAGAACTTGCAGGGAAAGGAAAGCTGGGAACGACACATGATTGCCCGCAAACGCAAGACGATTGCAGTGTGCAGGAGTTGTCATAAGAAGATACATGACGGAAAGATAGACTGA
- a CDS encoding DUF4122 family protein → METKIHFTVKALCAAFIFYQLWIFIFSRQMYDAWEKVCRMMRIARIKLWKCRKEYRIYREEKAEKARKKARRKKKMAETKVAQESHGTVMQPSPTDDNDVIGKTKIVYLEDPEVARKKPTRSEPLVKEPIEEDEEIRPEDVAHEDRGLAKEEMEALMAPVNSEPDPEFNTAMTFEEMNNVVEVLTSETGDEQKDFRASMTIYHKLSGTEILNLLENEIGCQQKIESLLNEYLDETGRPLAKRKAASKKVEAFNIDKFV, encoded by the coding sequence ATGGAAACTAAAATTCATTTCACTGTCAAAGCCTTGTGCGCAGCCTTTATCTTTTACCAGTTGTGGATATTCATCTTCAGCCGGCAAATGTATGACGCATGGGAGAAGGTCTGCCGTATGATGCGTATAGCCCGTATCAAGTTATGGAAATGCCGTAAAGAGTATCGGATATACCGGGAAGAGAAGGCTGAAAAAGCCAGAAAAAAGGCAAGGCGTAAGAAAAAGATGGCAGAAACCAAAGTGGCACAAGAGAGCCACGGAACAGTAATGCAGCCCTCTCCGACGGACGATAACGATGTTATCGGCAAGACCAAGATTGTCTATTTGGAAGACCCGGAAGTGGCAAGAAAAAAACCTACACGTTCCGAACCATTGGTTAAGGAACCCATAGAGGAAGATGAAGAAATCAGACCGGAAGATGTGGCGCATGAGGACAGGGGGCTGGCCAAAGAGGAGATGGAAGCATTGATGGCTCCTGTTAATTCCGAACCTGACCCTGAATTCAATACGGCAATGACATTCGAGGAAATGAACAATGTAGTGGAAGTGCTGACTTCTGAAACCGGGGATGAACAGAAAGATTTCCGTGCGAGCATGACAATTTATCACAAGTTATCCGGTACGGAAATATTGAACCTTTTGGAAAATGAAATCGGCTGTCAGCAGAAAATAGAGTCTTTGCTCAACGAATATCTGGATGAAACGGGCAGACCGTTGGCAAAACGAAAGGCCGCATCCAAGAAGGTGGAGGCTTTCAACATAGATAAATTCGTTTAA
- a CDS encoding DUF4133 domain-containing protein, protein MAKYPVNKGIGRSPEFKGLKSQYLFIFAGGLLALFVVFVIMYMVGIDQWVCIGFGVVSASVLVWATFRMNAKYGEWGLMKLHALRSHPRYIINRRKFLRLISPTSKKGKV, encoded by the coding sequence ATGGCGAAGTATCCGGTCAATAAGGGGATAGGCCGCAGCCCGGAGTTCAAAGGGCTCAAAAGTCAGTACCTGTTCATCTTCGCGGGCGGGCTGCTCGCCCTGTTCGTGGTGTTCGTCATCATGTACATGGTGGGTATCGACCAGTGGGTCTGCATCGGTTTCGGTGTCGTTTCCGCTTCGGTGCTTGTCTGGGCAACATTCCGAATGAACGCGAAGTACGGCGAATGGGGGCTTATGAAACTCCACGCGCTGCGCAGCCATCCCCGCTACATCATCAACCGGAGGAAGTTCCTTCGGTTGATTTCTCCAACCTCAAAAAAAGGAAAAGTATGA
- a CDS encoding DUF4134 domain-containing protein: MKKRFFSAAFMLLATVGAFAQGNGIGGITEATNMVTSYFDPGTKLIYAIGAVVGLIGGVKVYSKFSSGDPDTSKTAASWFGACIFLIVAATILRSFFL, translated from the coding sequence ATGAAAAAAAGATTCTTTTCGGCAGCTTTCATGCTGCTTGCGACAGTCGGGGCTTTCGCCCAGGGTAACGGTATCGGCGGCATTACGGAAGCCACCAACATGGTCACTTCCTACTTCGACCCCGGCACCAAGTTGATTTACGCCATCGGAGCCGTTGTCGGCCTGATCGGGGGCGTGAAGGTCTATTCCAAGTTCTCGTCGGGCGACCCTGACACCTCGAAGACCGCCGCCAGCTGGTTCGGAGCATGTATCTTCCTTATCGTGGCTGCTACCATCTTACGCTCATTCTTCCTGTAA